One region of Alcanivorax sediminis genomic DNA includes:
- the acs gene encoding acetate--CoA ligase — translation MSKPNIHPVPEAFKAQTLMDRDTYDRLYAQSINDPDSFWADRANEFLDWKTPWDTVSDWDFKEGRAAWFKGATLNVCYNCVDRHLPERANQTAIIWEGDEPDQDKHISYQELFEEVSKFGNVLKDRGVKKGDRVVIYMPMIPEAAYAMLACARIGAIHSVVFGGFSPEALKDRINDAGACAVITADEGVRGGKTVPLKINADKAMTGIDTVHTCITVKRTGGDVNWHGDRDVWYHEAIASASAECEPEWVEAEDALFTLYTSGSTGKPKGVVHTSAGYLLSAALTHKYVFDYHEGDIYWCTADVGWITGHSYIVYGPLANGATTLMFEGVPTYPDASRCWQVVDKHKVNIFYTAPTAIRALMGLGNEPVTKTSRATLKLLGTVGEPINPEAWEWYYKVVGESRCPIVDTWWQTETGAIMIAPLPGAVDLKPGSATLPMFGIEPVLMDPDGNELEGATSGNLAIKSSWPSQIRSVYGDHQRMIDTYFSAYKGYYFTGDGARRDEDGYFWITGRVDDVLNVSGHRLGTAEIESALVLHPSISEAAVVGYQHDVKGQGVYAYVSLMAGKEGSDELVKELRDLVTQEIGPIAKPDLIHFAPGLPKTRSGKIMRRILRKIAANELDSLGDTSTLADPGVVDQLIETRLNK, via the coding sequence ATGTCCAAGCCCAATATTCACCCTGTACCAGAAGCCTTCAAGGCACAGACCCTGATGGACCGCGACACTTACGATCGCCTTTATGCACAGTCCATCAACGACCCCGATTCCTTCTGGGCGGATCGCGCCAACGAATTTCTGGATTGGAAAACACCTTGGGACACCGTCAGCGACTGGGACTTTAAAGAAGGCCGCGCCGCCTGGTTCAAGGGCGCCACGCTGAACGTCTGCTACAACTGTGTGGATCGCCACCTGCCCGAGCGCGCTAACCAGACCGCCATCATCTGGGAAGGCGACGAGCCCGACCAGGACAAGCACATCAGCTATCAGGAATTGTTCGAGGAAGTCAGCAAGTTCGGCAATGTGCTAAAGGACCGCGGCGTCAAGAAAGGCGATCGTGTTGTTATCTATATGCCCATGATCCCGGAAGCCGCCTACGCCATGCTGGCCTGCGCCCGTATCGGCGCAATCCATTCTGTGGTGTTTGGTGGCTTCTCGCCGGAAGCTCTCAAGGATCGTATCAATGATGCCGGCGCCTGTGCCGTCATCACCGCTGACGAAGGCGTCCGCGGCGGCAAAACCGTGCCGCTGAAGATCAATGCCGACAAGGCCATGACCGGCATCGACACTGTACATACCTGCATCACCGTGAAGCGTACCGGTGGTGACGTGAACTGGCATGGCGATCGTGACGTCTGGTACCACGAAGCCATTGCCTCCGCCTCGGCAGAGTGCGAGCCGGAATGGGTGGAAGCAGAAGATGCCCTCTTCACCCTCTACACCTCCGGCTCCACCGGCAAGCCCAAGGGTGTGGTACACACCAGCGCCGGCTACCTGCTGAGCGCCGCACTGACACACAAGTATGTGTTCGACTACCACGAGGGCGACATCTACTGGTGCACCGCCGATGTGGGCTGGATCACCGGCCACAGCTATATCGTCTACGGGCCGTTGGCCAATGGCGCCACCACCCTGATGTTCGAAGGTGTACCTACCTACCCCGACGCCTCCCGCTGCTGGCAGGTGGTGGACAAGCACAAGGTCAATATCTTCTATACCGCGCCGACCGCCATTCGCGCACTAATGGGGCTGGGTAATGAGCCGGTGACAAAGACCTCCCGCGCCACGTTGAAGCTGCTCGGCACCGTTGGCGAGCCTATCAATCCGGAAGCCTGGGAGTGGTATTACAAGGTTGTGGGCGAATCCCGCTGCCCGATCGTGGATACCTGGTGGCAGACCGAGACGGGCGCCATCATGATTGCGCCGCTGCCAGGCGCCGTCGATTTGAAGCCCGGATCCGCCACGCTGCCCATGTTTGGCATCGAGCCAGTTCTCATGGATCCGGACGGCAATGAACTGGAAGGCGCCACCTCCGGCAACCTGGCCATCAAGTCCAGCTGGCCGAGCCAGATCCGTTCCGTTTATGGCGATCACCAGCGCATGATCGACACCTACTTCAGCGCCTACAAGGGCTACTACTTCACCGGTGACGGCGCCCGTCGCGATGAGGATGGCTACTTCTGGATCACAGGCCGGGTAGATGACGTTCTGAACGTGTCTGGCCACCGTCTGGGTACTGCCGAAATCGAATCCGCACTGGTACTGCACCCGAGCATTTCCGAGGCGGCAGTGGTGGGTTACCAACATGACGTTAAGGGCCAGGGGGTGTACGCCTACGTCTCCCTGATGGCAGGCAAGGAAGGCAGCGATGAACTGGTGAAGGAACTGCGTGATCTGGTCACCCAGGAAATCGGCCCCATCGCCAAACCGGACCTGATCCATTTCGCACCGGGCCTGCCCAAGACCCGCTCCGGCAAGATCATGCGCCGCATCCTGCGCAAGATTGCCGCCAACGAGCTGGACAGCCTCGGCGACACCTCCACCCTGGCCGATCCGGGCGTGGTAGATCAGCTGATTGAAACGCGGCTTAACAAGTAA